In the Streptomyces formicae genome, one interval contains:
- the mgtA gene encoding magnesium-translocating P-type ATPase, whose product MPERLAPRAARKNPLPGAGPGDLTPLHVLRSLDTTPRGLTEQDATDRLALHGPNTLPAHRTVSWPVRLLRSLRDPFTAVLLVLGLVSAAVASWGTACVILTLVAVSCVLRSHGEHRAENAVRHLRDLVASTATVRRRDTADAEPRTRETPVDELVPGDVIRLGPGDLVPADVRLLRAHGLTVDQSALTGESAPVAKAASDPPGPDAVAADGAFTPPHLCFQGSSVASGSAAAVVVATGADTRFAAAHTGPGPRASTAFDRSVHGISWVLIRFMLITPPLVLMANAALRGRGLETLPFAVAVAVGLTPEMLPVIVTTCLARGAALLARTHGVIVRRLPALHDLGAVDVLCVDKTGTLTQDRPEVAGAYDAAGRHAPDVLGWAAANAWWTLQLADLPAPDALDEALLDAVDPEEAMAYDGVAALPFTPERRVSTAVVRTPGALGGHTLIVKGAVESVVERCALSDGERAEVLATAGRRAEAGLRVIAVATAERPARTGAYTPAVERGLTLRGLVAFRDALAPGAEHALAGLAERGVTVKVLTGDHPATAARACRDLGLDPGEVVGADRIDALADEELAALAATTTVFARCTPEHKARITAALRGHGHTTGFLGDGVNDLPALRAADVGICPRGGVEVARESADVVLADKDLTAIGHAIAAGRLSSGNIATYLRITLSSNLGNVIAMLAAGLLLPFLPMLPVQVLVQNLCFDAAQLAFAHDRPAPATTRRPTVLRPRSFLRFITGFGLLGALADLATFGALALTAGAWGDAAAFHSGWFTENLLAQALVILLLRTGPRPAPGPLRAAAAALAAIGVLLPLTPLGGPLGLTSLPLPYYGLLAGILAVYALVLVGVRRAQP is encoded by the coding sequence CCTCCGCAGCCTGCGCGACCCGTTCACCGCGGTCCTGCTCGTCCTCGGCCTGGTCTCCGCCGCCGTCGCCTCCTGGGGCACCGCCTGTGTGATCCTCACGCTCGTCGCGGTCAGCTGCGTGCTGCGCTCGCACGGCGAGCATCGCGCGGAGAACGCCGTGCGGCACCTGCGCGACCTCGTCGCGAGCACCGCCACCGTGCGGCGCAGGGACACGGCCGACGCCGAGCCCCGCACCCGTGAGACCCCCGTCGACGAACTGGTGCCCGGCGACGTGATCAGGCTCGGCCCCGGCGACCTGGTGCCCGCCGACGTACGGCTGCTGCGCGCGCACGGACTCACCGTCGACCAGTCGGCGCTCACCGGCGAATCCGCCCCGGTCGCCAAGGCGGCGTCCGACCCGCCCGGCCCCGATGCGGTCGCGGCCGACGGGGCGTTCACCCCGCCGCACCTCTGCTTCCAGGGCAGCAGCGTCGCCTCCGGCAGCGCCGCCGCCGTGGTCGTCGCCACCGGCGCCGACACCCGCTTCGCCGCCGCCCACACCGGCCCCGGACCACGGGCATCGACCGCCTTCGACCGCTCCGTGCACGGCATCTCCTGGGTCCTGATCCGCTTCATGCTGATCACCCCGCCACTGGTCCTGATGGCGAACGCGGCGCTGCGCGGCCGGGGCCTTGAGACGCTGCCGTTCGCCGTGGCGGTCGCGGTCGGCCTGACGCCCGAGATGCTCCCGGTCATCGTCACCACCTGCCTGGCACGGGGCGCCGCGCTGCTCGCCCGTACCCATGGAGTGATCGTCAGACGGCTGCCCGCCCTGCACGACCTCGGGGCGGTCGACGTGCTGTGCGTGGACAAGACCGGCACGCTCACCCAGGACAGGCCCGAGGTCGCGGGGGCCTACGACGCCGCGGGGCGGCACGCGCCCGACGTCCTCGGCTGGGCCGCGGCGAACGCCTGGTGGACCCTGCAACTCGCCGACCTGCCCGCACCCGACGCCCTCGACGAGGCGCTCCTCGACGCCGTCGACCCCGAGGAGGCGATGGCGTACGACGGCGTGGCCGCGCTGCCCTTCACCCCCGAACGCCGCGTGTCCACCGCCGTGGTCCGCACGCCCGGCGCCCTCGGCGGACACACCTTGATCGTCAAGGGCGCCGTGGAGTCGGTCGTCGAACGCTGCGCGTTGAGCGACGGCGAGCGCGCCGAGGTCCTCGCCACCGCCGGGCGCCGGGCCGAGGCCGGGCTGCGCGTGATCGCCGTCGCCACCGCCGAGCGCCCCGCCCGCACGGGCGCGTACACCCCGGCCGTCGAGCGCGGCCTGACCCTGCGCGGCCTCGTCGCCTTCCGCGACGCGCTCGCGCCCGGCGCCGAGCACGCCCTCGCGGGCCTCGCCGAGCGCGGCGTCACCGTCAAGGTCCTCACCGGCGACCACCCGGCCACCGCCGCCCGCGCCTGCCGTGACCTGGGCCTCGACCCCGGTGAGGTCGTGGGCGCCGACCGCATCGACGCGCTCGCCGACGAGGAGCTCGCCGCACTCGCCGCGACCACCACCGTCTTCGCCCGCTGCACCCCCGAGCACAAGGCCAGGATCACCGCGGCCCTGCGCGGGCACGGCCACACCACGGGGTTCCTCGGCGACGGCGTCAACGACCTGCCCGCGCTGCGCGCGGCGGACGTCGGGATCTGCCCGCGCGGCGGCGTCGAGGTGGCCCGCGAGAGCGCCGACGTGGTGCTCGCCGACAAGGACCTGACGGCGATCGGCCACGCCATCGCCGCAGGCCGGCTCAGCAGCGGCAACATCGCCACCTATCTGCGGATCACGCTGTCCTCGAACCTCGGCAACGTCATCGCGATGCTCGCCGCGGGGCTGCTCCTGCCGTTCCTGCCGATGCTCCCGGTCCAGGTCCTGGTGCAGAACCTGTGCTTCGACGCGGCCCAGCTCGCGTTCGCCCACGACCGCCCCGCGCCCGCCACCACCCGCCGCCCGACCGTCCTGCGCCCCCGCTCCTTCCTGCGGTTCATCACCGGATTCGGCCTGCTCGGCGCGCTCGCCGACCTCGCCACGTTCGGCGCGCTCGCGCTCACCGCGGGCGCGTGGGGCGACGCGGCCGCCTTCCACTCCGGCTGGTTCACCGAGAACCTGCTCGCCCAGGCCCTGGTGATCCTGCTCCTGCGCACGGGCCCGCGCCCCGCGCCGGGGCCCCTGCGCGCGGCCGCCGCCGCGCTCGCCGCGATCGGCGTCCTGCTGCCGCTCACCCCGCTGGGCGGCCCGCTCGGCCTGACCTCGCTCCCGCTGCCGTACTACGGGCTGCTCGCGGGGATCCTCGCGGTGTACGCCCTGGTGCTCGTCGGCGTCCGGAGGGCTCAGCCGTAG
- a CDS encoding LCP family protein, with product MTTGRQETPARRRRKAPPSRHGKKRRRRLRLVLGIALSLLVLALAGGGWIYLRLSGNIETFGAEGLAKNRPDAASSKGENVLVIGSDARTGGNSALGGGDKEDIGRSDTAFLLHVYADHRHAVAVSIPRDTLVTIPSCRLPDGSWTPERPDTMFNAAYSVGQTAKGNPACTQNTVEKLTGLRVDHTVVIDFKGFAALTDVVGGVDVCLPKDVYQGNLNPNRTTRGKKLFSKGEQSVSGQKALDYVRIRHGIGDGSDIGRIKRQQAFVSSLLKKVKDEGFTPTKLFPLAEAATESMTVDPGLGSADKLLSFAMSLKDIDLHNTRFITIPWRYEGQRVAVVQPDADALWASLKDDRTLDGTDAGGAHKEAGAKKRKPALGDGIRVAVQNGTTTDGLAARAAKTLTKHDFTVTATTDAASREHTTTEIQYGPGAGQKGRAEALATLFPGAELKPASDLTPDAGLRLVLGSSYRGEAPSDLTKDTRSAADNPCSDLSYG from the coding sequence ATGACGACAGGCCGACAGGAGACCCCGGCCCGCCGCAGGCGGAAGGCCCCGCCGTCCCGGCACGGCAAGAAGCGGCGCAGGAGGCTGCGGCTCGTGCTCGGCATCGCGCTGTCCCTGCTCGTGCTGGCCCTGGCCGGTGGCGGATGGATCTATCTGCGGCTCTCGGGGAACATCGAGACGTTCGGCGCCGAGGGGCTCGCCAAGAACCGTCCGGACGCCGCGTCGTCCAAGGGCGAGAACGTCCTCGTCATCGGTTCCGACGCGCGCACCGGCGGCAATTCCGCGCTCGGCGGCGGGGACAAGGAGGACATCGGGCGCTCCGACACCGCGTTCCTGCTGCACGTCTACGCCGATCACCGGCATGCCGTCGCCGTCTCCATCCCGCGCGACACCCTGGTGACCATCCCGTCGTGCAGACTCCCCGACGGGAGCTGGACGCCGGAGCGGCCCGACACGATGTTCAACGCGGCCTACTCGGTGGGCCAGACCGCCAAGGGCAATCCGGCCTGCACCCAGAACACGGTCGAGAAGCTGACCGGGCTGCGCGTCGACCACACCGTCGTCATCGACTTCAAGGGCTTCGCCGCGCTCACCGACGTCGTCGGCGGCGTCGACGTGTGCCTGCCCAAGGACGTCTACCAGGGCAATCTCAATCCGAACCGCACCACCCGCGGCAAGAAGCTGTTCAGCAAGGGCGAGCAGAGCGTGTCGGGGCAGAAGGCCCTGGACTACGTACGCATCAGGCACGGCATCGGCGACGGCTCCGACATCGGCCGCATCAAGCGCCAGCAGGCGTTCGTCTCCAGCCTGCTCAAGAAGGTGAAGGACGAGGGATTCACGCCGACCAAGCTGTTTCCGCTCGCCGAGGCGGCCACCGAGTCCATGACCGTGGACCCGGGCCTCGGCTCCGCCGACAAGCTCCTGTCGTTCGCGATGTCGCTCAAGGACATCGACCTGCACAACACCCGGTTCATCACGATCCCCTGGCGGTACGAGGGGCAGCGCGTCGCCGTCGTCCAGCCGGACGCGGACGCGCTCTGGGCCTCGCTCAAGGACGACCGCACGCTCGACGGCACCGACGCGGGCGGCGCGCACAAGGAGGCCGGGGCGAAGAAGCGGAAGCCTGCGTTGGGGGACGGGATCCGTGTCGCCGTCCAGAACGGCACCACCACCGACGGGCTCGCCGCGCGGGCCGCCAAGACCCTCACGAAGCACGACTTCACCGTCACGGCCACGACGGACGCGGCGAGCAGGGAGCACACCACCACCGAGATCCAGTACGGCCCCGGCGCGGGACAGAAGGGCCGGGCCGAGGCCCTCGCCACGCTCTTCCCCGGAGCCGAGCTGAAGCCCGCGTCCGATCTGACGCCCGACGCGGGGCTCCGGCTCGTCCTCGGCAGTTCCTACCGGGGCGAGGCTCCCTCCGACCTCACCAAGGACACCCGCTCGGCCGCCGACAACCCGTGCTCGGACCTCTCCTACGGCTGA
- the tatA gene encoding Sec-independent protein translocase subunit TatA: MLRNALEPWHLLVVAIVVVVLFGSKKLPDTARSLGKSMRILKSEAKAMKADGEAAPEATVVRTEQAGTAAERPTTPAER, encoded by the coding sequence TTGCTCCGCAACGCACTGGAGCCGTGGCACCTGCTGGTCGTGGCGATCGTGGTCGTCGTGCTGTTCGGCTCGAAGAAGCTGCCGGACACGGCACGCTCGCTCGGCAAGTCCATGCGGATCCTCAAGAGCGAGGCGAAGGCGATGAAGGCCGACGGCGAGGCGGCGCCCGAGGCGACGGTCGTCAGGACGGAGCAGGCCGGGACGGCGGCGGAGCGGCCGACGACTCCCGCCGAGCGGTAG
- a CDS encoding VanZ family protein, whose protein sequence is MARRGRYEKTYEPKETLSPWARAATMLVAFVGMVAFAVVLARLTLEPSAASEALTHSNFTPGDSIGEYLEQPAFRDTVKQLGGNILLGVPFGLLLPVILPRTRGLVRVGVATALTMVLVELAQGAFVTGRTFDIDDVILNTAGALLGYLVLGRRLGRAVHPRRHHWWHRFTRRNATDV, encoded by the coding sequence ATGGCACGGAGAGGTCGTTACGAGAAGACATACGAACCCAAGGAAACGCTGTCCCCGTGGGCCAGGGCGGCGACCATGCTGGTGGCCTTCGTCGGCATGGTCGCGTTCGCGGTGGTGCTCGCCCGCCTGACCCTTGAGCCGTCCGCGGCCTCCGAGGCGCTGACCCACAGCAACTTCACCCCGGGCGACTCCATCGGTGAGTACCTCGAACAGCCCGCCTTCCGCGACACCGTCAAGCAGCTCGGCGGGAACATCCTGCTCGGCGTGCCGTTCGGCCTGCTGCTGCCCGTGATACTCCCCCGCACCCGTGGTCTGGTGCGGGTCGGCGTCGCCACGGCGCTCACCATGGTGCTCGTCGAGCTGGCGCAGGGCGCGTTCGTGACCGGACGCACCTTCGACATCGACGACGTCATCCTCAACACGGCCGGGGCGCTGCTGGGTTACCTCGTCCTGGGCCGTCGGCTCGGCCGCGCCGTGCACCCCCGACGGCACCACTGGTGGCACCGCTTCACGAGGCGGAACGCGACCGACGTCTGA
- a CDS encoding DUF2267 domain-containing protein codes for MNTSLEELLDQVRERGDFIDRQQAAGAVENVLVILGAHLVGDDRTDLARLLPQQCGALLADAEPASEPLTATEFVDAVASRTGDDTAGARRTVTAVLGTLAEAADDALLRRILIQLPPGHAGLFGCTEPG; via the coding sequence ATGAACACGTCCCTGGAAGAGCTGCTCGATCAGGTGCGCGAGCGCGGTGACTTCATCGACCGTCAGCAGGCGGCGGGTGCCGTGGAGAACGTTCTGGTCATCCTGGGTGCCCACCTGGTGGGCGACGACCGCACCGATCTGGCCCGGCTGCTTCCCCAGCAGTGCGGGGCCCTCCTCGCCGACGCGGAACCCGCGAGCGAGCCGTTGACCGCGACGGAGTTCGTCGACGCGGTGGCCTCGCGCACGGGGGACGACACGGCCGGTGCGCGCCGCACGGTCACCGCCGTACTCGGCACGCTCGCGGAGGCGGCGGACGACGCGCTGCTGCGCCGCATCCTCATCCAACTCCCGCCGGGCCACGCGGGCCTGTTCGGCTGCACCGAACCGGGCTGA
- a CDS encoding ATP-binding protein, which produces MSHKSCDAPSDATRACGPLAELPAAVPLPATAGDARGHVMRVLQERADRCGSVLGERVLADLLIAVSELFTNATRHGGGVTRFEVGAWAGEVRVTVGDRSSDLPRRRSATPAGGEGGYGWALIRELATEVTLVLDRDGGKRITVSLPLT; this is translated from the coding sequence GTGAGTCACAAGAGTTGCGATGCCCCCTCCGACGCGACCCGCGCGTGCGGGCCGCTCGCCGAACTGCCCGCCGCCGTGCCGCTTCCGGCCACCGCGGGCGACGCGCGCGGACACGTGATGCGCGTGCTGCAGGAACGGGCGGACCGATGCGGGTCCGTGCTCGGCGAGCGCGTCCTTGCCGACCTCCTGATCGCCGTCTCGGAGCTGTTCACCAACGCGACGCGACACGGCGGCGGCGTCACCCGGTTCGAGGTCGGCGCGTGGGCCGGAGAGGTCCGGGTGACCGTGGGCGACCGCTCGTCGGACCTGCCGCGGCGCCGCAGTGCCACGCCGGCGGGCGGCGAGGGCGGGTACGGCTGGGCGCTCATCCGCGAACTGGCCACCGAGGTCACCCTCGTCCTGGATCGGGACGGCGGCAAGCGCATCACCGTGTCGCTGCCCCTGACCTGA